The Glycine soja cultivar W05 chromosome 19, ASM419377v2, whole genome shotgun sequence genomic sequence ttttattaaaaatatatatataaaacagctGCACCATGGTCCATGGCCTTGTGTTTTGCCACACGATTTTACCGAGCTTTGGTGTTAGGATCATGAATGGACCAGGCTGTGCTCATTTTGATGCTGACAGTAATGCCAACTAAAATTTGCTATATCATTCAATTTCAATCAAATTTGTCATTATTTTTATGTCTTCATTCGCTTATTAATGATTATTTGTACTGTTTTTGTTACTCATTATGCCCAAGAGGACTATGTAATTAACACTCAAATACTATATGATATAACATTTTCAAGAGATATATGACGTGCCCAAAATTTTAGGGgttcattttttgtttggtttaaCGGATATACTACCTCTATATATTCATCGGATTATGAATAATGAATCCATTCCCCTTTGTTATGGATATTCCATGGTTTCTAGAAATAGTGCATTCAAAACTTTTTGATTTTGTGTCGAATAAGCCTCATTTCCCTGCCCCCACCTTCTTTTTTCTGTGTTTCTTCAGATAAAAAGGTAAAGGAAAAGGATCTTTGAAGTTTGATTACTCCGACGCTTGGTGATAAGTATGGGCTACACTTGTGGGCCTTCTAATATACCTAAACTCCGGTTCATAACTTTAAAGGTGGTGAACATTAACTCATGTTTGGCatattgtaaaattttgttatttttatgtttgagaaaaaaatttatttaacagaacgaattatatttaatttttttcctgcgtaaaattttcttaaatcaaTAATAATCGATGTGAGATGAATTCTAACTCCGTAATTTAAGGAAATCTCATTGTCTTTGACTCAagatgagaaaaaagaaaaaagcgaCCAACTTTGTAAGAAACTTCAATATTAAAACTGACTTGAAATGTGATTCCTTTGcataacaaaaaacaaaagcaatttCCATCAGTTGCACCTTATCTCTTCTTTAATTGATATCAACATGATTTGGTCATGTATGTGTGTGAGAGGGACTTTCTCATCGTGACCTGAatacaattataataataaaagcaacaacaactacataataataataataataaaataggtTTTTAATCCTGCTCAgtgtatgaatatttttatgaattcacTCAGTCTGATGCATGAAATGCCACATTTATATATACTTGAATCCATTACCActactaattaaatttttactaCCAATAATGATATAAACCGAAAAGGATATttagtttagtatttttttttagtttattataaaatgggAAAGAGAGATTTGCAGGTGTAACTACCAATCAGGCGCAGTTTCATAATTTCGTCTCTATGTTTAAAGCTAGTTTGAATGTTGAAGAATCAAATGCTAATTGGCATACAATTTACACTTTAGAAAAAACTGTTTTATTAAAACTTGGAGGATCTCTCTCTAGTCCAATTAGTATATATTGtgtattttttgtattaaagaTACTtcctaaattaatatttactattaagAGACTAATCTCTTTTGAAACACAACTCACTAAAATAAACTTTACATCTTTCAATAATTAGCGTCTCTATTAGACTTTATTTGGTAGTATGGTACATATATTTAATTGGCTAAAATACCCATTAAGGTTAGACTTTATTTGGAAGCATGGTACATATATTTAATTGGCTAAAATACCCATTAAGGTTAGCATGCTTATGAGAGATTAGAGTAGATGTATAAAAATTTTAGCCTTAATTAAGGATCGTTTTACTTTTgagtttcaaaaattttaaaaataacaatcagttttagttttaaaaaaatttcaatctaattttttaaatatgattaatttttaaataaactcatTTGAGAGTTTTATATCGtattaaatttagtttaaaagtatttttgtatGATGATAACGACAATGATGATAATAGTGATGTCCACAGCAACGACGAGGCAGTAGGAATActaatgatgatgaagatgtcgATGGTTGTAATAGTGATAACATGGTGGAGGTAGCAGTGTTGTTGTTGGTAGCTAGTGACGGTGGTGGTGATAGTGACAATAGTGGAATGGTGGTGGTAGCCAGTGGCAGTGGTAGTGATAGTAACAGTAATGGGGTGGTGATGGTAGCAACGTTGGTGCTGACAGCAAGTGGTGATGACATTGGTGGTGGTTGTGGTGTTGGTGACAATGACGAAGGTGGTATTGGTAGTAGTGACAATGACAGTGACAATAAcattgatgatggtggtggtggtgatagcAATGCCGATGGTAATGGTAATGTCAATGGCGACGATGATGACATTGATGGTGGTAGTAGTGTTAGTGATGGCATCAAGTGGTAATGATGGTGGTGGAGGTTGCGACGATGTTGGTGACAGTGATAGGGACAATGACAATGGTGATGGTGATGATAGTGACATTGATGATAGTGATGGTAGCAatggtgatggtgatggtgatgtCATTGACAATAGTGGTAGTAGCAATGCCGATAGTCAAGATGGTGCTATTGGTGGTGCAGTGGTGATGGTGGTGGCAGccaattatgattatgataatggTAGTAGGGTGGTGGTGTGATAATGacaatgatgataatgatattgGTGGCAGGAACATGACAATAGTAATAGTAATGATAATAGTGGTGGTAGTAGTGGtgatgacaacaaaaaatatgatcatcaaatgtcaaaaatgtgtttttttaaaactaaaaatcaaattcataaaacatttttttattttgaaaataaatgtaaaaatgttttaaaaattatttaaaaatcattcaaGTTTCATTTTTGTCAAAcacgttttattttaaaaattacatttaaaaatcaaaaatcaaagaCTAACAATCAACCTAATGATTCTTACTATtgttatggtaaaaaaaatggcCAAAAGggaaacataataataaacaataatagacaattttattcatttcaacgaatcacaagatttatttatttggactaTTAGTTCATTCACAAAACTTGATACACTATTTAATATACTTGTTACTTAGGCTATGTTggataaaattagttgaaaactaaaaaattagctaattaaattatagtgttcaataaaattaattgatgaaGTAGTTGAAAAacgtaaaatgaaaaaaaaaataattaaataatgatttatttaaaaagtgtaactaataaattagataaatatattgaatatataaatgaaagaaaatataaaaagttaataactaaggttttaaaaaatattattttaaaaagtgtttaaaaaaacattaaaaattactaaaaaaaacttatttttttacaactaaACAGATTTttcagttaataaaaaattaaaaattaactaaaataacttATTCAACATATTACTACTGTGACGTGAATTAACAAAAATCTGAAATTGTAATATTActgattaaaatagaaaaaaaaaagtaaacgtTAATTATGCTTAAATAAGCTTTCTTTCTCCTCTTTCTCAGTATTCTTCTCTTCGTCCCTAAAGAAGAAACATCTTAAAATGTATTTGTCCGATTGCAGCCAACTGTCTCAACCTATGAAacagtaatatttttttgaatgaaTGGTCCCTACATACTTCCCCGCTAATCTGAATTTGCTGCGCTTTACGTTTGTATATATCACCAATAATTGGTGCTACCCAACCCCACCCAATTGGCCCACCATGCCATTCAATTCATTAATCATATTCATAGTAATCAGGTTAAGGATAAGAGAACTTGGATTATATGCGTCGCTTGTTACAGTAAAGTCCACAGATACAATCAAAAGCTTTTCTGACATCACTGTGCTCTCATCAGAGGGTCGAGGTTTGTTCATTCAATTAATGACAATGTGTGCCATGGCGTGCAATGGGGCACAAATACTTAGATTTAactattttagattaaaaaataatcataattataactatttgataataataatcaGATTAAACTGTTTTTTAATCTCTgtaattattcttatttttaagttttagtccataaagaaaataataaaatttagttctTCATTACGcaaaaaatgacaataaataatattagtattatttgaATGGGTCACATCAGAGATATTTATACACTAGATGCATTGGGCTAGATCTCCAATGTCACGAAGGTCACTCATCCATTTAACCTTTTCTTGAATacctttttctatttaatttataaataagtaaCCTACACTccattaatgtatttttttcatttaatatttaattaagcaTTAACAAAAGTTTGATATTTTCAAGactatgatatttttttcttttctcctctTGTATGTTATAATTGCATTTCTTTTCTCCTATGATATTTtgctatttaatatttaattagacaTTAACAAcctgaaaataaaattagcaaCCCTGTtttgaaaacattaaaaaaaaaagaaatacataaaataaactGGTGGTTTAAACAGTCACTATgcacaataaaaattttaaaatgtaataatattttaccGGCGGTTTCAAACTGCCGCTATTCACACGATATAAAAAGATATGATATTACTGTCCTTCGTCACATTTGTGGCAGTTATGCCAGCGGTTCAATAATTGAACCGCAGTTAGATTCTTTAGGATGGTGGAATTCGTATCAGTTTTGGAACTGATGGAAATTAAAGGCATTTATTGGAGGTTAAAACCGCCCGTAAATATCACCTATAGTTGCCACTAAAAACTGATTTTGTTGTTATGCTTACACAGTAGTTTGTAGTGATTTATCACAGTTTGgacaattttgttgttgttttatatcataaaaaagtttacggataaaaataaataaacatgttaAAATACctgaaaaaagctttttttttctggtaTTATCAATGGAGACCAacacgtttgtaaaaaaaaaatggaggccAACACTTGGCATTTATGCatgtataaaaactaaaacttacTAGTTTCTCCTATAGAGATTAAAACTTGAAatgaaataatacaaattaaatgaataatttaatctaataattaatatcaattaGTGTTCAGTGCAGTGATGTCAATTAAAACTAaaggaataaattaattttttctataatacAGTGAATCAAAGTttgaattttcattaaaaaaaaggcGTTCATATTTACTAAATAGTGATTAACAATGATTTGAACAAAATTACTTTCAACTGAAGAAtcatattggaaaaaaaatgaataaatgagattctaataaaaaaaacacatgcatctaaatgaaaaattactaaagtattaaaatattcaCATAAAACAGTATTAAAATCTTGCTTAatagattttataataaacaatcacaaatgcatttaattttctaaaatgtaatttttatactttaattaaaGTAGTTAAATCACTAATATGCGTGCCATTATCCTACTTTGCAACCAAGAAtccccttttgcttttgtaTTTGAAAAATAGCATATACTGCTATTATTCAAGTTATACCGTCATAAAACGTCAGCTGTTTGGGGTTTGCGAGGACTGTGGGCGATGCTTCCGTTTTTGCTTTTGCCGTTGAGTTTCGTTGTGCAAAAGTCAAACAGTTTTAAGAGCAAGATAAAGAGTCTCTCAAGCCTTCCATTCCAATCCAAACTACCCTCAGATCCCTCTatgttgttttttgttattattattattattattacatagcaatataataaataataaataatcaagAAAGCATGCTCCGAGCAAAGAAGGGGTCCACACGTTTTCAGTATTTTATTCATTTCCTCCCTTTTTTGTTATGTTAATTGACATAATTCCAAAAACTAATTATCAACACAGTAATACTAGAAatgcaaattaaatttataaagttGACGTAATAGTGTAAAATTCTATGCATGCagaaaaataatctatttaatataaaaacttatgtctaaattttttatttataattttttaaaatcaacgaAAATCACATATCATAAATAAGATATCACTGTTTCGTCCATAACAAAACAAGAAACGccaatcaaattcaatattgaataaaataaagtgtgCATAACGGAATTTATTCCGTATCGAGTGGTGTAAGGTTTGAATATTGTCTAGCAAAATTCAGAGGGCATGTGGGAGAATCAGCCACAGCCAAACATTAGAGGGCGCGTACCCATTTTAACTCTTTCACCTCACCACCCCTTTTGCGATTAGGACacgtttaattaaattaaaaccatTAACATGGATAATCgacttttttaaatatatatatatatatatatatatatatatattttccagCTCACCCCACATTCGTTGCCGATAATGTCAACACGTGTCAAGTGGATGTAGATTTTAAGGAACtaagatataaaaataagaaatagtatatgaacaatatttaaaaattagtaacatgtataattattacaaaatattatgTAGAATTAT encodes the following:
- the LOC114398796 gene encoding protein qua-1-like, coding for MVEVAVLLLVASDGGGDSDNSGMVVVASGSGSDSNSNGVVMVATLVLTASGDDIGGGCGVGDNDEGGIGSSDNDSDNNIDDGGGGDSNADGNGNVNGDDDDIDGGSSVSDGIKCDIDDSDGSNGDGDGDVIDNSGSSNADSQDGAIGGAVVMVVAANYDYDNGSRVVV